The stretch of DNA GTGTCTGGAGCCACACAGGCAAGAATTAGTATTTGTTCAGTGGAAATTAAATGTTAGTGTTCACAGAGAAGAGTTTTGTACTgatgctgaaaaatacattgttaATTTTGGCAGCTGAAAGGAAATCAGCTTTCAGTCATAGAGGAGGCCAATGCAAAGCTAACATTAGCATATCTATGTCTATCAGTACATGAGTGCTTTAAACTAAGGGCactaagaagaaaaaggtatttctaTTACAGTTCCCATCATGGTCAAAAACACCCTTCAGCACGTGCCCTGCTCAATTGGTTACAAATTAAGGATTATACTTCCTAAAAGCAAATGGCTGATTTATTATCTATTAccatattttcactttcttcttttgtccCTTCAAAGTGTTGCTTCAATGATTCCAACAATTTGTCTGCCTGAAGAGAAATCAAAACACCACATGAACCAAACAGTCCATTAAGTCATTGAAGAACTCTGTAAGCCCAACCAGCCTCCTATAAACTGATCCAACAAACAAGCAGAACATTTCCTGAATCCAACAGAATAAGACATGCCTAGGACGTCATTCGAGTCAGTCAATTAAATAAAGTGCTGAAGGTCACAGATTAATATGTAGCATATTCTCCAGAGGCACAAAGGCAAATTTCCCTGACTGGGTTTCTTCTGATCTGTCTATTTTTCAGAAGGTTAATCGTTCAATGAATGAGACAAACTGTTCTAAGCCCCACAGTGCAGCTGAACTTGAATTAAAATTGCATCAAATTTCTGCAATTCCTTCTGTCTTGGACATGCTACATGCAAAGCATTCTTTTCATCCCTCGCATACATCAGcagtaatattaataaaataacaatgaaAACACGCCATTGATAATTCAGGCTATGAAAGACTCTTAAACACTTAATTGAAAAGGGCAGCATAAAATCAATCAAAATACTCCGCAACTAACATTCCCAGAACAATTCTTAAGTCCTGTGAGGACAGGGAGTTGCCTTGTCCACCCAAGGTGTGGATCTTTCCTTAAGGCTTTATGCCTTCTCCCGTTGCTGGCAGCGCCTGCCAGGAGAGGCCGGGCCGTGTCACGCGTGCACCTGCGGCTCCAGGCAGGACATTGGGGCGTCCTTAAACCTCTCGCCCTTAACCTCGACTGCCAAACGCGCCCTCTCCTCCCTTAAGGTACCCTGCTGTCACTGTTCCTCCCACTCCGAGTcgtaaaaaaaaccaaaacaaatcaaacaaaacaaccacaaCTACCCACGATGGAGGCAAACAGCGCTGGAACACCAGCGGGGGGGAACAGCCGGGCCGGGAGGCGAGCGGGCAGCCTCCCCGGGGGCACCGGAGCCCTGCACTCCTCCTCCTCGAGCGCTTGCCCGCCTCCCAGACGTCAGCACAGCCTCCCGGGGCACCCCAGCGCGGAGCCACCGTCGCACCGCGCGGCCGGTGCCGCTGCCAGCGCCGCTCCAGACCCGGGAGGGGGCACCGCCCGCGGGGACGCGTTCCCTCGGCTCATGGCCGGGCACGGGGGCACCCCAGAACCCGGAGCTTCCCGGGCACCGCTCCTTCCCAGCCGCCCCCGCCTCACCCGAAGGTTTGCCCTCAGCCCGGCGGCCTTGGCGATGCGCTGGAGCTCGACGTATTTCAGCgcctccaggggctgcagcgAAGCGAGCGCCATGacagcagcggcagcagcaccGACCGGCCCTGCCCGCCGCGCGCCAACCGacgccgcccgcgccgcccgcgccgcccccgccgtTCGAACGGGCCCGCCGCGCCAGCCCATTGGCCGGGCCGGGGAAAGGGGCGGGGCCCTGGGGCGGGGCGAGGGAGCCGCCAATGGCGGCGCAGCCCGCCGCGCGTGCTTATTTTCAACCGCGAAAAGGCGCTCCCGGCAGGGGAAGGCGCGCGCGGTGCGGGCCGCTGCCCAATAGCCTCGGGCGGCGAGGATTGACGCGGCCGCTGACCAAAGGCAACGCAGATACGCGGGCCGTCCTCCAATCGCGAGGCTCGGAGGGCGGGCCCCGCGCTCGAACGCCCGGCGGGAGGAAATGGCGGTGCGGCGGCAGCTGCGACAGCTGTTCCAGGAGCCGCAGGTCGCCGGGTCCATTGTGGTGGAGCGGGCGCCCGCCCCCGCCTCTACCGCCTGGatcccgccgccgccgccgtcgTCTTCCTTGCCGCCGTCGTCTTCCTTGCCGCCGTCGTCTTCCTTGCCGCCGGCGTCTTCCTTGCCGCCGGCACCGGCGTCGCCGCCGCGGCGGCAGGGTCCACTGCCGGAGGAGTGCGCCGTGTTCCACTGCCGCGGCTGCTGGACGGTGCTGGGGGACTCGCTGCAGCTGTGCGGGCAAGAGCCGCCGGGGCTCAGCGTCCTCATCTGCTTCAGTCAGTGCCTCGTCGGGTCGGCGGGTGCCGAGGTCGCTCCGCTGCCCCGTtcggggcgggcgggggcggccgggctGGGGTTGGTCCGGGGGCTCTTGGCTGCAGCGcgtctctctctctttctcctcagaAGTCACCAGCGATGTGACCTGGGAGGATTCTCTGTTGGTCGGCCTCGAGGGAGCCCTCCTGGGATGGTGCGTAGCTCCCGTAGTTCCTGCTCTTGGCATCGGCCTGCCGTGAGAGTGGCCGCCGCGGTAAATCGTGCGGGCAAAGCCGGGCTGCGGCAAGACCGGGAGCTCCTCCGGCTTGTGCGCGGGGGGTTCTGAGGGGCTTGGCAAACTCCCAAGTGACTTCTGTCCCTGTTTCACACTTGAATGTGTGAAACATCTTGTAGGGATGtagttttcatttgaaatcaaAAGTTGTGCTGCTCTAACCTCTATAGGTGGAGAGGAACATTCGAGCAAtgcagcagaaggcagcttAACTTATATAAGGTCCCTTTCTTCCCCCCTAAAAGGTCTCTTACTTAAAATAtctctgaggtttttttggcttggtggggtttttttggtttggtttggtttcgGGGAGGGGGTAGGGGTGGCTTTTGGTTAGCTGGTTTTTcttaatactgaaaataaagaacttGTACTGCCCATTCATGAACGTACAGTTAGCAAGGTTTGGTAACTCAGTCTAATGGGAAGAACGTGAAATGTCATCTGGGGGCTTACGGAATCAGTAGCTTGTTTAAAGGCTGTTTTACAAACTATAAGGACTATATGGGAACTTCTTCAATACAAAACTTGCtctttttttgacttttttccctGCCCCTCTCTCTGCATGGGGCAATAATGTGTTTTAATAGACAGAATTTTCAGCTGGCACATGCATTATCAGTTAAATCATCTTTGAGTAGTATAGTCTAAACCACTCTGTGATAATAAGatgtgcattttcttccttaataGCAATGTCACTTATTCAAGAGATTACTTCTTTCACAACATGGCAAATTTCTTATGGTCATGTtgtttttgtaggttttttttttttttgaggtggaGGCATTATTATGCCTTGGACTTTGCCCTGATAGAACTGAAGATTTTACACCCTCTGACAAACATGCAGCATCTATGATTTCAAAGACTTCTGTTTAagaacatttttccctttctccttttagTGCTTATTATTTATTAACCTGTCGGTCATGTGGCTTGACCTTGGGCTTCATTCTTTATTCTTCTGGCAGTGACCTGGCATATCTCCGGGgcttgttctgtttcttcaagGACAGCATCATCTGGTGAGTGACTACACTGTATTCTTATGGGCAGTGACTTCACAGGTAGTTGTAAGTTACTGTACAACTAGCCTACAGCTAACAAAAGTGGTTTGACTTTTGTCTGAGCACAATGGTGTGAGATTTTAATATCCTTGACGTCTAATTGTTTGTGTTGATGTGAATCCCTTTGATTGCCTTGCACCTCTTAAGTGTCCTTGTGCAATGTAAGAGTTTAATTTTAGTTGTGTGTAATACTGAAATCTCCTTCAGTTCCAGATTCATGTAGCTAATGTAAGGTATCAAAGTGGTTCCATGATAGGTTGAGGACTTGACTATAGAAGCTGTAAATTACTTATAGTTGGTGAGGAGAGGATCTTGATTCCAAAGTAAAATGATTGTTAcgttttgaatattttcataattattaCTTTTGGCAACAACCTTGAATCTGCTTTAAAATCATCTTAAATCATCTGTCTAAATAATATAACTGGGtttttaacagtttttcttctctttttttttttccctgtccccttttgttttccagttacCTCTTAAAAAGCCAAATGATTATAGAAGCTTCTAAAGtgaattttccagctgtgacCTTAAAAGAACAAATGGAGAAAGTAAGATATCCACAttaatggaaaatacttttaaaatgctgataaTTTTGGACATTAATTCAAAAACATTGATACAAATGTGGGGGTTTTAAGTGCATAAGATTGAGAAAATGCTGCCCTTATATGACAATAACTGACTCAATGCATGAGACATGGAACATTTTCTAAGACTCCTAAACTGCAATACATACCCAGTTCCAGCTGAATTTTGGCCCGTTTGTTATCCTTTTATCTCTATaccttacaaagaaaaaaaaccccaagaatcaTTTGTACAGACTTGGCCTAAGTATTACAACTTGTGTTGTCACTgttgaagaatttaaaaaatagaaatttttttttagaaagggATTTTTAGAGAGttatatttttatgtctgtgtAAGCTCAAAACAGCATGGCAGTATTTGTAGTTTCAGAGACAACTCTAGGACCTCCCTCCTGTTTTGGTGCTCAAATTGGATGTTCTTATCTGAACCTGAGTAGTTGTTACGTTAGTTAACTGCCTGTCCCTTAGCTCAAATAAAGTTATTGTGTGTAGAAGACAGCCAGCGTACCcagtatttatgtatttaattgtTCCTTACTTTTTGGGGGTTTGACTTTAGATTTTAGTTTCTCTTTTAATGGGCCTTTGACATTTCTTAAGTTTTGTCCTCTTCCAAGTCATCTTCCAGTTTCTGTATGATCAGTGTTTTTACAGGTCAGGTGAGGCTAAGATGCAAAAATCTTATCCAGGTAAAACTTCTGAAGTCGAGACGTGATTTAGTAAAAATACAAGATTGAAGTAAAAATATGATAGCACTTCATTGCAAACACAAATTATGTGATTGTAGAGAGTTTCCTTCTTGACTAGAACAAGCTCAAGCATCTGGCCTTTGCTTTTTGAGACATAATGCCCACACGTATTCCTAAGCTAATGATGAAACAGTTAGTCCACATATTATCAAAGATCTCTGGCTGTGTGAAAACTTGTAATGAGTTAACTGGGTAAGATCAGATTCATCACAGTAAAACTGCTGCAACTCCATCTCCTTAAATGTTATCTCCATTATGCCCCTGGAAGGGCTGATACTGGCACACATTCATCCATCTCCAGTTCGTAGTGCAGCCCTCTGATTTGGGTGCTTGTTTTGTCTATACTAAACATGCAGCATAGAGATCAAGCCCTCTGTATTTTCCCATCTTGAAAGTGAGCTGCTCTTTAGCCACTTAAAGTGGGGTGTGGGTCATTCAAAGATCCAGTGTTAGGactttttttgctaattttaatactctaatttctctttttttctaggTGAAAAATAAGCTTGTGGAGTTCAATGGTCGCATAGAATTAGTGATGAAGAAGCTGGAGAAACTGgaacaaaataattatgtaaCAGAATGGCAAAACTCTTCACCAGATCCAGATGACCTACAGGCAGGATATGCAAGAGTTAATGCCAACTAATACCCATTTTCAAGAACTGCTGGAGTTGTTTCTGTATCTCTGCTGAGTTTGCTCATTATGATGAAATAATGCACCAGAATGGGTTTGAGTGTTGATCTGTTGCTTTAGCTGTGT from Corvus cornix cornix isolate S_Up_H32 chromosome 5, ASM73873v5, whole genome shotgun sequence encodes:
- the OIP5 gene encoding protein Mis18-beta isoform X2, whose amino-acid sequence is MAVRRQLRQLFQEPQVAGSIVVERAPAPASTAWIPPPPPSSSLPPSSSLPPSSSLPPASSLPPAPASPPRRQGPLPEECAVFHCRGCWTVLGDSLQLCGQEPPGLSVLICFKVTSDVTWEDSLLVGLEGALLGCDLAYLRGLFCFFKDSIICYLLKSQMIIEASKVNFPAVTLKEQMEKVKNKLVEFNGRIELVMKKLEKLEQNNYVTEWQNSSPDPDDLQAGYARVNAN
- the OIP5 gene encoding protein Mis18-beta isoform X1; the protein is MAVRRQLRQLFQEPQVAGSIVVERAPAPASTAWIPPPPPSSSLPPSSSLPPSSSLPPASSLPPAPASPPRRQGPLPEECAVFHCRGCWTVLGDSLQLCGQEPPGLSVLICFKVTSDVTWEDSLLVGLEGALLGCAYYLLTCRSCGLTLGFILYSSGSDLAYLRGLFCFFKDSIICYLLKSQMIIEASKVNFPAVTLKEQMEKVKNKLVEFNGRIELVMKKLEKLEQNNYVTEWQNSSPDPDDLQAGYARVNAN